One region of Mucilaginibacter sp. 14171R-50 genomic DNA includes:
- a CDS encoding FkbM family methyltransferase — translation MKRSDRIKLSFIRNWNLPGKERLSHLLNPSNDLKQNIKDGIIWLNTEDIAIYTTADNYIEWTILSTGTYEAETGKLIRISLKPGDTAIDIGANIGLQSVRMSQCVGAEGTVYAFEPLEYLQHKLKKNLALNKAGNVTVFPYALSDTASETEFSIDDRAWNQGTFSLNNTFGNTKQAVTVKVGDNIPEVMGLQNVSLIKIDVEGFEYHVLRGLTNTLKKHRPRIIFEYDSNYWPGTGQSIHDCYNFLQSLNYKLYQITPVGCEPVINSAAIVSGNLFCIPGLSDE, via the coding sequence ATGAAAAGAAGCGACCGCATTAAACTGAGTTTTATACGCAACTGGAACCTGCCCGGTAAAGAACGCCTGTCGCATTTATTGAATCCTTCAAACGATCTCAAACAAAATATAAAGGATGGTATTATTTGGTTGAACACCGAAGACATAGCCATTTATACCACCGCCGATAATTATATTGAGTGGACCATTTTAAGCACGGGCACTTACGAAGCCGAAACAGGCAAACTGATACGGATATCGTTAAAGCCCGGCGATACCGCAATTGATATAGGCGCCAACATTGGGTTGCAAAGCGTCCGCATGTCGCAATGTGTGGGCGCTGAAGGCACAGTGTATGCGTTTGAACCGCTGGAATACCTGCAGCATAAATTAAAGAAAAACCTGGCCCTAAATAAAGCCGGTAATGTAACGGTTTTCCCTTATGCGTTATCTGATACCGCAAGCGAGACCGAATTCAGCATAGATGACCGCGCCTGGAACCAGGGCACCTTTAGTTTGAACAACACCTTTGGCAATACCAAACAAGCTGTAACCGTAAAAGTTGGCGATAACATCCCCGAGGTTATGGGCCTGCAAAACGTTAGCCTGATAAAAATTGATGTAGAGGGCTTTGAATATCACGTTCTGCGTGGATTAACCAATACCCTGAAAAAGCACAGGCCCCGCATTATTTTTGAATACGACAGCAACTACTGGCCCGGCACCGGGCAAAGCATTCATGATTGCTATAACTTTTTACAGTCGCTTAATTATAAATTGTATCAAATAACACCTGTAGGCTGCGAGCCGGTGATCAATTCAGCCGCCATAGTAAGCGGCAATTTATTTTGCATACCCGGTTTATCTGATGAATAA
- a CDS encoding glycosyltransferase family 4 protein, translated as MKRLAIITTHPIQYYAPVFRLLHQRGNISVKVFYTWGDGAMQKHDPGFNRIIEWDIPLLDGYPYEWVVNTSTDPGSHHFKGIINPALNSQVAAWQPDALLVFGWAYSSHLGVMRHFKNKLPVYFRGDSTLLDERSGLKSAIRSLFLKWVYKHADHAFYVGTNNRRYFEAYGFELSRLTFAPHAVDNERFADNRTAGALKLRHDLGIDADDILVLFAGKLEEKKSPGLLLNAFLNLPPGNVHLLFAGSGNLKQYLEDKAFGNKHVHFIDFQNQQQMPVIYQACNLFCLPSKGPGETWGLAVNEAMAGGKAVLVADKVGCAIDLVKPGYNGYIFKSGDENSLLTCLTELTRSKKILEKFGENSGKIIADWNFKKIAEAIENKLTE; from the coding sequence ATGAAACGCTTAGCCATTATAACCACTCACCCCATACAATACTATGCGCCGGTTTTCAGGCTGTTGCATCAGCGTGGCAATATAAGCGTCAAGGTGTTTTATACCTGGGGCGATGGAGCCATGCAAAAGCACGACCCCGGTTTTAACCGAATAATTGAGTGGGATATCCCGTTATTGGATGGTTACCCTTATGAGTGGGTCGTAAATACGTCAACCGATCCCGGTTCGCACCATTTTAAGGGTATTATAAACCCCGCGCTTAACAGCCAGGTAGCTGCATGGCAACCCGATGCCCTATTAGTTTTCGGATGGGCTTATAGCAGCCACCTCGGGGTTATGCGGCATTTCAAAAATAAACTACCGGTTTATTTCAGGGGCGACTCTACCCTGCTTGATGAGCGTAGCGGTTTAAAATCCGCTATCAGGTCGCTTTTTTTGAAATGGGTTTACAAACATGCCGACCATGCCTTCTACGTTGGTACTAACAACAGGCGATATTTTGAGGCGTATGGCTTTGAATTAAGCAGGCTTACTTTTGCGCCGCATGCCGTTGATAACGAACGATTTGCCGATAACCGAACGGCCGGGGCCCTAAAGTTAAGGCATGACCTTGGGATCGATGCCGATGATATACTGGTGCTTTTTGCCGGTAAGCTGGAAGAAAAAAAGTCGCCGGGGTTATTGTTAAACGCTTTTTTAAACTTACCCCCTGGTAATGTACATTTGCTATTTGCCGGCAGCGGAAACCTGAAGCAGTATCTGGAGGATAAAGCCTTTGGAAACAAGCACGTTCATTTTATTGATTTTCAAAACCAGCAGCAAATGCCCGTTATTTACCAGGCGTGCAACCTATTTTGCCTGCCATCAAAAGGGCCGGGCGAAACCTGGGGACTTGCAGTGAACGAGGCGATGGCCGGCGGAAAGGCAGTTTTAGTAGCTGATAAAGTTGGCTGCGCCATTGATTTGGTAAAGCCGGGCTACAACGGATACATATTTAAAAGCGGCGATGAAAACAGTTTGCTGACTTGTTTAACCGAACTTACAAGATCAAAGAAAATTCTTGAAAAATTTGGAGAAAATTCCGGTAAAATTATAGCAGATTGGAACTTTAAAAAGATTGCCGAAGCCATCGAAAATAAATTAACCGAATGA
- a CDS encoding glycosyltransferase: protein MLIISPYFPPVNAADMQRVRMSLPYFAAFGWDAEVVTVDERYVDMAKDDLLLQSVPQEIKIHKVKALKKKWTSKLGLGSIALRSLWFYRKKVDQLLKTSRFDLIYFSTTQFPVCILGPHWKKRFGIPYVIDMQDPWHSDYYRDKPAAQRPPKYWFSYRLNKYLEPMAIKHADGLISVSDAYISTLKGRYPSIRYLPAETITFGAFDKDLDIARDHQHKFSNLLQDGCINIVYAGRGGADMHEAIAPVFKVLRQGVGKNPELYGKLRLYFIGTSYASAGKGKATIMPLAEQYDVQSQVVEITDRISYYHTLATLQSADGLFIPGSDDPHYTASKIYPYLLTQKPLLAIFNPFSPAITVLREYGVHNVYDYQNIRDEDIDGFFLNLIGHQPLLQHYNTNAIKKYSAEQMTLNQCRVFDSVISKHLT, encoded by the coding sequence GTGCTTATTATTTCGCCTTATTTCCCCCCGGTAAACGCCGCGGATATGCAGCGCGTGCGCATGAGCCTGCCCTATTTTGCTGCGTTTGGCTGGGACGCTGAGGTGGTAACGGTTGATGAGCGATATGTGGATATGGCAAAAGATGATCTGTTGCTGCAAAGTGTCCCTCAGGAAATAAAGATCCACAAAGTAAAGGCGCTGAAAAAAAAATGGACGTCGAAATTAGGCTTAGGGAGTATAGCTTTGCGTTCGCTTTGGTTTTACCGCAAAAAAGTTGACCAGTTGCTTAAAACATCGCGGTTTGACCTTATCTATTTCTCGACCACACAGTTCCCTGTTTGTATTTTAGGGCCGCACTGGAAAAAGCGGTTTGGCATCCCCTATGTTATTGATATGCAAGACCCATGGCATTCTGATTATTACCGGGATAAGCCTGCGGCGCAAAGGCCGCCGAAATACTGGTTTTCGTATCGCCTGAACAAATACCTTGAGCCGATGGCGATAAAACACGCGGATGGATTGATAAGTGTTTCGGATGCCTATATCTCCACCCTTAAAGGACGTTACCCATCAATCAGGTACCTGCCTGCCGAAACCATTACATTTGGCGCGTTCGATAAAGATCTGGACATCGCCCGGGATCATCAACATAAATTCAGCAACCTTTTACAAGATGGCTGCATCAATATAGTTTACGCAGGCCGGGGCGGTGCAGATATGCACGAGGCCATTGCGCCGGTTTTTAAGGTTTTGCGGCAAGGCGTCGGCAAAAATCCTGAGCTTTACGGCAAGCTGAGGCTATATTTCATAGGCACAAGCTACGCCTCGGCAGGTAAAGGCAAGGCAACCATAATGCCCCTTGCAGAACAGTATGATGTACAAAGCCAGGTAGTAGAAATAACCGACAGGATAAGTTATTATCACACCCTCGCTACCCTGCAAAGTGCCGATGGCCTGTTTATCCCGGGCTCTGACGATCCGCATTACACGGCATCAAAAATATACCCGTATCTGTTAACTCAAAAGCCTTTGCTGGCCATTTTTAACCCGTTTAGCCCGGCCATTACAGTATTGCGGGAGTACGGAGTGCACAATGTTTATGATTACCAAAACATCCGCGATGAAGACATCGACGGTTTTTTTTTAAACCTGATCGGTCATCAGCCTTTGTTGCAGCACTACAATACAAATGCCATCAAAAAATATTCGGCGGAGCAAATGACCTTAAACCAATGCCGTGTGTTTGACAGCGTGATAAGCAAGCACTTAACATGA
- a CDS encoding glycosyltransferase family 4 protein, which translates to MAAKIVIITSGQPSLNPRLVKEADTLTQHGYDVLVIYAYWNHWATKTDEQLLASKKWKAVRAAGHPDQNAVTYFISRVIFRVAAALAKKFRLRYFADAAVARASYFLQAEAKKHHADLYIGHNLGALPATVKAAKKHQKPCGFDAEDFHRKEVTDDETDADVILKTWVEDRYIPQVNYLTAGSPQIAAAYRQLYPLSKPQTLLNVFNKMTLTAGNDKNDATPIKLFWFSQTVGPGRGLENVIESLSMLDGGFELHLLGYCDNRFKQQLRDPGYLHFHAPVHPDELPFFASQFDIGLATETSTPYNRDICLTNKIFTYMQAGLAVVASDTTAQTALLSTYPAVGKLYQNTAPRSLADVLLFYQQNRQALKEAKKASIGAAHEYLNWETESKKFLTIIKKTITA; encoded by the coding sequence TTGGCCGCTAAGATAGTTATCATAACATCGGGACAGCCCTCGTTAAACCCCCGGCTGGTTAAAGAAGCTGATACACTCACCCAACACGGGTATGATGTGCTGGTAATTTATGCTTACTGGAACCACTGGGCTACCAAAACAGATGAGCAGTTGCTTGCTTCAAAAAAATGGAAAGCCGTAAGGGCCGCCGGGCATCCCGACCAAAATGCTGTCACTTATTTTATAAGTCGCGTTATATTCAGGGTGGCCGCCGCGCTGGCAAAAAAATTCAGGTTAAGGTACTTTGCCGATGCCGCCGTTGCGCGCGCAAGTTATTTTTTGCAGGCCGAGGCCAAAAAGCACCACGCCGATCTATATATCGGGCATAACCTGGGCGCTTTGCCCGCTACAGTAAAGGCAGCTAAAAAACATCAAAAGCCCTGCGGGTTTGATGCAGAGGATTTTCATCGTAAAGAAGTTACCGATGACGAGACCGATGCGGATGTTATTTTAAAAACCTGGGTAGAAGATAGGTACATCCCCCAGGTAAATTATTTAACCGCGGGCAGCCCGCAGATCGCCGCTGCTTACCGGCAGCTTTATCCTTTATCCAAGCCCCAAACGTTGTTAAATGTGTTCAATAAAATGACTTTAACAGCAGGCAATGATAAAAATGATGCCACCCCGATCAAGCTATTTTGGTTTTCGCAAACGGTTGGCCCCGGCCGTGGTTTAGAAAATGTTATAGAATCGTTATCTATGCTTGATGGCGGTTTCGAGCTGCATCTGTTAGGTTATTGCGATAACCGGTTTAAACAGCAATTGCGCGATCCCGGCTATTTGCATTTTCATGCGCCCGTTCACCCGGATGAACTGCCTTTTTTTGCATCGCAATTTGACATAGGGCTGGCAACCGAAACCAGCACGCCATACAACCGCGATATTTGTCTAACTAACAAAATATTTACCTATATGCAGGCGGGGCTTGCAGTGGTTGCCAGTGATACTACTGCCCAAACCGCGTTATTGAGCACCTATCCTGCTGTTGGTAAACTGTATCAAAATACCGCCCCCCGATCTTTGGCCGATGTGCTTTTATTTTATCAACAAAACCGGCAAGCGCTTAAAGAGGCAAAAAAAGCTTCGATAGGGGCTGCCCATGAATACCTTAACTGGGAAACGGAAAGCAAAAAATTTTTAACGATCATAAAAAAAACCATAACCGCTTGA
- a CDS encoding glycosyltransferase: MNPGIPVPPLLYGGIERIVYLLAEEYHKQGHQVTLLAGTGSHCSGTTITFGADNTKRSKVAGYKEILFVWKFLWRNHQKFDLIHNFGRLIYLLPVINKPAHKIMSYQREVSVKGIKLITSLPAKNLVFTGCSNYCVSTGNVSGKWATVYNAVNFSEYKLTEEFDEHAPLMFLGRLDKIKGLHTAIEVAKATSSKLWIGGNIPATADNYAYYKEIIEPQIDNIQIIYLGELNDRQKDNYLGKAKALLFPIEWDEPFGIVMIEAMACGTPVIGFDRGAVPEVVDEEVTGNVGTTKNQMIEAVGKLSTINRTACREHARDKFNIGRIAKTYLELTANNIGR; encoded by the coding sequence ATGAATCCCGGAATACCTGTGCCCCCGCTTTTATATGGAGGGATCGAGCGTATTGTTTACCTGTTGGCCGAAGAGTATCATAAACAGGGGCACCAGGTTACCCTACTTGCCGGAACAGGCTCGCATTGCAGCGGCACTACAATTACTTTTGGGGCCGATAATACAAAACGCTCTAAAGTTGCCGGCTATAAGGAAATTTTATTTGTTTGGAAGTTTTTGTGGCGCAACCACCAAAAATTCGATCTTATCCACAATTTTGGCCGGCTGATATATCTTTTGCCGGTAATTAACAAACCGGCACATAAGATCATGTCGTACCAGCGCGAGGTATCGGTGAAGGGGATAAAACTGATAACTTCGCTGCCGGCCAAAAATTTAGTGTTCACCGGGTGCAGCAACTATTGCGTATCAACAGGTAACGTAAGCGGTAAATGGGCCACCGTTTATAACGCCGTCAATTTTTCGGAATACAAATTAACCGAAGAATTTGATGAACACGCCCCCCTTATGTTTTTGGGGCGGCTGGACAAAATTAAAGGCCTGCATACCGCTATCGAGGTTGCTAAGGCCACGTCGTCAAAACTATGGATAGGTGGCAACATCCCAGCTACCGCTGATAATTATGCCTATTACAAAGAAATAATTGAACCGCAGATAGATAATATACAGATAATATACCTTGGCGAACTAAATGACCGGCAAAAAGACAATTACCTGGGAAAAGCGAAGGCGCTTTTATTCCCCATTGAGTGGGACGAGCCATTTGGTATTGTAATGATAGAAGCAATGGCCTGCGGTACGCCCGTTATCGGATTCGATCGCGGCGCCGTGCCCGAGGTTGTAGACGAGGAGGTTACCGGTAATGTGGGAACTACCAAAAATCAAATGATCGAAGCTGTTGGTAAACTCAGCACAATAAATCGCACGGCATGCCGTGAACACGCCAGGGATAAGTTCAATATCGGCAGGATAGCCAAAACTTATCTTGAATTAACTGCAAATAATATTGGCCGCTAA
- a CDS encoding glycosyltransferase yields the protein METKPLNIFYEEPDPDRWVPFDRYPRRAIRRLIRGKQRPGGVAMVAINLMEGLKRLGIPYRFNDYGYIKKHPEEIACIIGKPHILFEKKWLNPIIFGAGIYSHPIECPDLFGRYPNVRYVLVPGEWMRKMFEPYYQQKVLAWPAGIDTELWKPSSGEKRTDFLIYDKTHGRHNTAILEPTLALLRKNNLSFTIIRYGGYTQQQLLQGLNNCKAVIFMSESETQGLGYQQILATNTPILAWDRAGYWLDPYYYPHKVKFAPVSSVPYWDERCGVKFTSAADIEEKLGIFLGSLSNFKPRDYILENLTLERCARKYLDIYNTVAAELK from the coding sequence ATGGAAACAAAGCCCCTGAATATTTTTTATGAAGAACCAGACCCGGACCGCTGGGTACCGTTTGACCGTTACCCACGCAGGGCCATTCGCAGGCTTATACGCGGTAAGCAACGCCCCGGCGGGGTAGCGATGGTTGCCATAAACCTGATGGAAGGGCTTAAACGCCTGGGTATCCCCTACCGTTTTAACGATTATGGGTACATTAAAAAGCACCCCGAAGAGATTGCCTGTATTATTGGGAAGCCGCATATATTATTCGAAAAAAAGTGGCTTAACCCCATCATATTCGGCGCCGGTATTTACTCGCACCCCATAGAGTGCCCCGATCTGTTTGGGCGATATCCAAACGTCAGGTACGTGCTGGTACCGGGTGAGTGGATGCGGAAAATGTTTGAGCCGTACTATCAACAAAAGGTATTGGCCTGGCCGGCAGGAATAGACACCGAATTATGGAAGCCCTCTTCCGGCGAAAAACGAACCGACTTTTTAATTTACGATAAAACTCATGGGCGGCATAATACCGCCATTCTTGAGCCAACATTAGCCCTGCTCCGTAAAAATAATTTAAGCTTTACCATTATCCGCTACGGCGGTTATACGCAGCAACAGCTTCTTCAGGGCCTGAACAATTGCAAAGCAGTTATATTTATGTCAGAGAGCGAAACCCAGGGACTGGGCTATCAGCAAATACTGGCCACCAACACCCCGATATTAGCCTGGGACCGGGCCGGTTACTGGCTGGACCCTTATTACTATCCGCATAAGGTAAAATTTGCGCCCGTAAGTTCCGTACCTTATTGGGACGAACGATGCGGTGTAAAATTCACCTCCGCAGCCGATATTGAGGAAAAGCTGGGCATTTTTCTCGGCAGCCTATCAAACTTTAAACCACGGGATTATATTCTGGAAAATTTAACGCTTGAGCGATGTGCACGGAAGTATTTGGACATTTATAACACTGTGGCCGCCGAACTGAAATGA
- a CDS encoding glycosyltransferase family 2 protein, whose protein sequence is MDVSVIIPAYNRLWCLPRAINSCRHTKCQTEIIVVDDGSTDGTWEWLKDQTDIVAIRQENQGQTRAINNGFRVAKGEYIRFLDSDDFLCADTIDRQFNKAVTTKAQLICSRVDYYDESLKAITQAPEITDWEDFLEIQLGNGYGSHFLGMLFHRSLVEKVPRRPDFAYREDRMFLLEVALLKPEMAVLEGCAGYWVQHQQQMQGNYNHTRMQAVNAQHLGIYQKILAELDSKGQLKPEYKKAACTVLWPLAHWIAKYDIAAANRVIKWLYELDPEFNIPERGLLGMMYSKLGFNITEGLLRVRRIIKYGWKQSP, encoded by the coding sequence ATGGACGTAAGCGTAATTATACCCGCATATAACAGGCTATGGTGCCTGCCGCGCGCTATTAACAGTTGCCGGCATACAAAATGCCAAACAGAAATCATTGTGGTAGACGACGGCAGTACCGATGGTACCTGGGAATGGTTAAAAGATCAAACAGATATAGTGGCCATAAGGCAGGAAAACCAGGGGCAAACCAGGGCAATAAATAATGGTTTCCGGGTTGCGAAAGGCGAGTATATACGTTTTTTAGACAGCGATGACTTTCTTTGCGCGGATACAATTGACAGGCAGTTTAATAAAGCGGTAACCACAAAGGCCCAGTTAATTTGTTCGCGGGTTGATTACTACGATGAATCGTTAAAAGCGATTACCCAGGCACCCGAAATTACTGATTGGGAAGATTTCTTAGAGATACAATTAGGAAACGGCTACGGCAGCCATTTCTTAGGAATGTTATTTCATCGCAGCCTGGTCGAAAAAGTGCCGCGCCGGCCCGATTTTGCCTATCGTGAAGACCGGATGTTTTTATTGGAAGTTGCTTTACTGAAGCCTGAAATGGCTGTTTTGGAAGGATGCGCGGGCTATTGGGTACAACATCAACAACAAATGCAGGGTAATTATAACCACACGCGCATGCAGGCAGTAAACGCGCAGCATTTAGGTATCTATCAAAAAATATTAGCGGAACTGGATAGCAAAGGCCAATTAAAACCGGAGTATAAGAAAGCAGCGTGCACAGTGCTATGGCCTTTGGCACACTGGATAGCTAAATACGATATAGCTGCGGCTAACCGTGTGATAAAATGGTTGTATGAGCTTGATCCTGAATTTAACATTCCTGAGCGCGGCCTTCTCGGAATGATGTACAGCAAACTTGGGTTCAACATCACCGAAGGGCTTTTGCGCGTTAGGCGCATCATAAAATACGGATGGAAACAAAGCCCCTGA
- a CDS encoding glycosyltransferase family A protein — protein sequence METGDCKVNLKDPLNKAAAPLVSIITPVYNAERHIADTIQSALNQSWQNIEVIIVDDGSTDSSVGIAKTFTDTRIKIYQQANKGASAARNFGLKQAGGKYIQFLDADDLLSSDKIAAQVALMNSSDEFIAVCNTVHFMDGTDPYRSHPTREWYNANWDDPVDFLLKLYTGPEVMPGYGGMIQPNAWLTAAALIKKAGYWNEFKCPDDDGEFFCRVILASQGVKYSPAGINYYRKYIKGTSLSAQKTAEAFENTFLAIDLKYSYLKARFDNELLDRIFARHYWELGVASYPAHMAISNKAIKRAKKFGYTGPKYVSGKFSMLLSKVLGWRFAKLISYIRHRG from the coding sequence TTGGAAACCGGCGACTGTAAGGTGAACTTAAAAGACCCGTTAAATAAGGCCGCAGCACCATTAGTATCGATAATTACCCCGGTTTATAATGCCGAAAGGCACATTGCGGACACCATTCAATCGGCATTAAACCAATCGTGGCAAAATATCGAGGTAATTATTGTGGATGACGGTTCTACAGATAGCAGTGTGGGCATTGCAAAAACATTTACGGATACCCGTATCAAAATTTATCAGCAAGCCAACAAGGGGGCAAGCGCGGCGCGTAACTTTGGCCTTAAACAGGCGGGCGGAAAATACATCCAGTTTCTGGACGCCGACGACCTTTTAAGCAGCGATAAGATTGCTGCGCAGGTAGCCTTAATGAACAGTAGCGATGAATTTATAGCAGTTTGCAATACCGTTCATTTTATGGATGGTACAGACCCTTACCGTTCACATCCAACCAGGGAGTGGTATAATGCCAATTGGGATGACCCTGTCGACTTTTTATTGAAGCTTTATACGGGCCCCGAAGTAATGCCCGGCTACGGCGGGATGATTCAGCCAAATGCCTGGTTAACGGCTGCTGCCCTTATCAAAAAAGCCGGTTACTGGAACGAATTTAAATGCCCCGACGATGACGGTGAATTTTTTTGCAGGGTTATTTTAGCTTCGCAGGGCGTAAAGTACAGCCCTGCGGGTATAAATTACTATCGTAAATATATCAAAGGCACCTCATTATCTGCGCAAAAAACTGCGGAGGCTTTTGAAAATACATTTTTAGCTATCGACCTGAAGTATAGCTATTTAAAAGCACGCTTCGATAACGAACTGCTGGACAGGATTTTTGCAAGACATTATTGGGAATTGGGCGTGGCCAGTTACCCTGCGCACATGGCCATCTCAAATAAAGCCATCAAACGGGCAAAGAAATTTGGCTACACGGGCCCAAAATATGTTTCAGGAAAATTCAGCATGTTACTGAGCAAAGTGTTAGGCTGGCGCTTTGCCAAGCTTATAAGTTACATCAGGCACCGCGGCTAA
- a CDS encoding glycosyltransferase family 2 protein: MQDSHYKLKIEKELAAVLPAHRERLVAKGVKLPLATVPNPHEGLLAVLPRIDDKTGWPWQTEVDSGIYSTQVRWPKLTIVIPSYNQGIYIEEAIRSVLLQNYPNLELIVMDGGSNDDTKAILETYSPWISHWQSHPDGGQGQAINMGFSIAGGDYYGWLNSDDFYNFKGLFVLATAIIRSGRSFYYGDALQVNKNSVVQRYWKAYMVKDAFLRFGGLIASHSAFWKASANKPIWEAMNCNVDGELWIRLVKGQSKKHVRYPIGTVRLYGDSKSGDAKWKDKWREDDMNIEKLHGKPPAARSVIYYFNRYIQMLYKSLWKPATVR, translated from the coding sequence ATGCAGGATAGCCATTACAAGTTAAAAATAGAAAAAGAGCTGGCAGCGGTACTACCGGCCCACCGCGAAAGGTTGGTGGCTAAAGGCGTAAAACTGCCCTTGGCCACGGTACCCAATCCGCACGAAGGACTGCTGGCCGTATTACCGCGGATAGACGATAAAACGGGCTGGCCCTGGCAAACCGAGGTAGATAGCGGCATATATAGTACCCAGGTACGCTGGCCGAAGCTCACCATCGTCATCCCATCGTATAATCAGGGTATATATATCGAGGAAGCCATACGCTCTGTGCTGCTGCAAAACTATCCCAACCTTGAACTTATAGTAATGGATGGCGGCAGTAACGATGATACCAAGGCCATATTAGAAACTTATTCGCCGTGGATAAGTCATTGGCAAAGCCATCCCGATGGCGGCCAGGGGCAAGCCATAAACATGGGTTTTAGCATTGCCGGCGGCGATTATTACGGATGGTTAAACAGCGATGATTTTTACAACTTTAAGGGCCTGTTTGTATTAGCGACAGCTATCATACGTTCGGGCAGGTCGTTCTATTATGGCGATGCGCTGCAGGTGAATAAAAACAGCGTGGTTCAGCGTTACTGGAAGGCTTATATGGTGAAAGATGCATTTTTAAGATTTGGCGGCCTCATTGCCTCCCATTCCGCGTTTTGGAAGGCATCTGCAAATAAACCCATTTGGGAAGCTATGAACTGCAATGTTGATGGAGAGTTATGGATAAGGCTGGTAAAAGGGCAGAGCAAAAAGCATGTACGTTACCCTATTGGTACTGTGCGGCTTTATGGCGATTCAAAGTCGGGCGATGCAAAGTGGAAAGACAAATGGCGTGAAGACGATATGAACATAGAGAAGCTACATGGTAAGCCGCCGGCAGCCCGCTCGGTCATATACTATTTTAACCGCTACATACAGATGCTTTATAAAAGCCTTTGGAAACCGGCGACTGTAAGGTGA
- a CDS encoding DUF563 domain-containing protein: MTALKLFIKRLLIGIAKLLNSNSGSSYLPAGRISFDRLKLDHEVLYKDTVEGYTRKPPVTIGGLHKAFKRNLHEPPRQTFVMQGIGWYVWGNQGAVITDDHYLFEDVSREFDNRTHSIFNQFKLTPPSQVDEYCAVLATSGSFVYYHWMFDILPRIAILKKAVNLSAIDKFIINYLPNNYQNETLARAGIDDSKVIASNDHWGFHVRAKKLLVPSLASANNRPSLRACVYLRELYAKEMNNGGAPLTLYIQRPHGRKIVNEDEVLAFLTPFKVEIIHPEKLSVAQQAALFARANMVIGAHGAGLTNIVFCKPGTTIIDLFSAEWVNPCYWIIAEHLDLRYGYLEGERIKRGGKGKRADIRVNVTRLKNLFAKLEIAHAG; encoded by the coding sequence GTGACGGCGCTGAAACTATTTATTAAAAGACTGCTGATAGGGATTGCAAAGTTGCTTAACAGCAACAGCGGTTCCTCGTATTTGCCAGCAGGCAGGATAAGCTTCGACAGGTTAAAACTGGATCACGAGGTTTTATATAAGGATACAGTAGAAGGTTATACGCGCAAACCGCCGGTAACCATTGGCGGGCTTCATAAAGCCTTCAAAAGAAACCTGCATGAGCCGCCCCGGCAAACTTTTGTTATGCAAGGCATCGGCTGGTATGTGTGGGGTAACCAGGGCGCGGTGATCACCGACGATCATTATTTATTTGAAGATGTATCGCGTGAGTTCGATAACCGTACTCATTCTATTTTTAACCAGTTTAAACTGACACCTCCGAGCCAGGTTGATGAGTATTGCGCAGTATTAGCAACCTCGGGCAGCTTTGTTTACTACCATTGGATGTTTGATATTTTGCCAAGGATAGCCATTTTAAAAAAAGCTGTCAATCTGAGCGCCATCGATAAATTTATTATCAATTACCTTCCAAATAACTACCAAAACGAAACTTTGGCCCGCGCGGGTATTGACGATTCAAAGGTCATCGCGTCAAACGATCACTGGGGTTTTCATGTGCGGGCAAAAAAGCTGTTGGTGCCGTCGCTGGCATCGGCCAATAACAGGCCGTCGTTGCGGGCATGCGTATACCTGAGAGAATTGTATGCAAAAGAGATGAATAATGGCGGGGCACCATTAACCCTTTACATACAAAGACCGCACGGCAGAAAGATAGTGAACGAGGACGAAGTCCTCGCCTTTTTGACCCCGTTTAAAGTGGAAATTATACACCCCGAAAAACTTTCGGTGGCACAACAGGCGGCGCTTTTTGCCCGCGCAAATATGGTAATAGGTGCGCACGGCGCAGGTTTAACAAACATTGTATTTTGCAAGCCGGGCACAACCATCATTGACCTTTTCTCGGCCGAGTGGGTAAACCCCTGCTACTGGATAATTGCGGAGCATCTTGATCTGAGATACGGCTACCTTGAAGGCGAGCGCATAAAGAGAGGCGGTAAAGGTAAAAGGGCAGATATCAGGGTAAACGTAACCAGGTTAAAAAATCTGTTTGCAAAATTGGAAATAGCACATGCAGGATAG